A stretch of DNA from Desulfosarcina ovata subsp. ovata:
CCATTTTCTCCTGCCTCGGTTTGCTGACCGCCATCCTGATATGGGGAGTCCTCGTCGGTGAGACAGGGCTTTCGACTGCTTTGTCGCAGCGCAACCAACCGCCGGGATGGGGACATCTGTTCGGGACCGATTGGCTCGGCCGGGATATGCTCACCCGGGTTCTGCTCGGCCTGCGGTTGAGTCTTTCAGTCGGTCTGGTCGCCGCGCTGATCAGTACTGTTTTAGCAATGTTTCTCGGTCTTACGGCCGCCATGCTGGGCGGCGTGGTGGATACGGTGATCATCTGGCTTGTCGATCTATTCATGAGCCTCCCCCACCTGGTGTTCCAGATACTGATCTGCTTCGCGGTGGGCGGGGGTGTGCCCGGAGTGATTCTGGCCGTGGGCATTACCCACTGGCCGGGGCTGACCCGGATCATTCGCGCCGAAGCCCTGCATCTGAAAACAAACAATTATGTCTTGATTTCCGCCAAGCTGGGGCATTCCCGATTCTGGATTGCACGACGCCACCTTTTCCCGCACCTGGTACCGCAATTTCTCGTTGGACTGATTCTCATGTTTCCCCATGCAATCCTGCACGAAGCGGGATTGAGTTTCATCGGCATCGGCCTGACCCCGCATATGCCATCCGTCGGTATTTTGCTGGGAGAATCGCTCCGCCACCTTTCGACCGGCTACTGGTGGCTTGCGGTCATACCCGGGGCGGCGCTGCTGATCATGGTCAAATCCTTCGATATTCTGGGAGAAAACATCCGCACCCTTCTTACGCCAAGAACCAGTCAGGATTAAAACAAATGCTGTCGCTCCACGATATTACCCTCTCTTTTACCCGCTACGAAACCGGCTTGATCCGCAAAGAGCTGCCTGTTTTGAATGGGTTGGATCTCGTTGTTAAAAAAAATGAACTAGTTGGGGTCGTTGGTGCCAGTGGTTCGGGAAAAAGCCTCCTTGCCCATGCCGTGCTTGGAATTCTTCCGGCCAACGCAAATCTGACCGGAACGATGGAATTCAAAGGCGCCCCCCTGACACACAAGCGGCAACAAGCTGTTCGTGGGAAGGAAATTGCGCTGATTCCGCAATCCATTACCTTCCTGGACCCGCTGCAACGCATCGGCGAACAGGTACGCCGTGCGGCGATCTTAAGCGGAGTAGATAAAAAAACCGCTATCCTGCGTCAGAAAGCCGCTTTCGAGCGTTACCAACTGCCTCCATCAACAGCCCGTCTTTTCCCATTCCAACTCTCGGGAGGTATGGTCCGTCGAGCACTGCTGGCCACGGCAACTGTCGGCAACGCCGATCTGCTCATCGCCGATGAACCGACGCCCGGTCTTCAACCGCAGATTGTCAGCGAATCCCTCAGCCATTTTCGCGAGCTTGCCGACAGCGGTAAAGGGGTTCTGTTGATTACCCACGAGTTAGATGCCGTCCTCCATGTAGCGGATAAAATAGCGGTATTCTACGGCGGAACAATCTTGGAAGAGGCGTCGGCAAACGACTTCGATCATGGCGGAAAAAACCTCAGGCACCCGTTTACCCGCGCACTGTGGGAAGCGCTGCCGGGCAATGCATTTAAAACCTCTTTTTTTTCACGGGAAGGACCCGGTTCGCTTGTACAAGGCTGTCCACTTTATCAATACTGCGCTGCAA
This window harbors:
- a CDS encoding ABC transporter ATP-binding protein, which encodes MLSLHDITLSFTRYETGLIRKELPVLNGLDLVVKKNELVGVVGASGSGKSLLAHAVLGILPANANLTGTMEFKGAPLTHKRQQAVRGKEIALIPQSITFLDPLQRIGEQVRRAAILSGVDKKTAILRQKAAFERYQLPPSTARLFPFQLSGGMVRRALLATATVGNADLLIADEPTPGLQPQIVSESLSHFRELADSGKGVLLITHELDAVLHVADKIAVFYGGTILEEASANDFDHGGKNLRHPFTRALWEALPGNAFKTSFFSREGPGSLVQGCPLYQYCAAKTDLCAIQPPIGRRLNGGFVRCHNA
- a CDS encoding ABC transporter permease, producing MNTADTISQQIPAAMPDQQKWMYILATRRGRTLLAIFSCLGLLTAILIWGVLVGETGLSTALSQRNQPPGWGHLFGTDWLGRDMLTRVLLGLRLSLSVGLVAALISTVLAMFLGLTAAMLGGVVDTVIIWLVDLFMSLPHLVFQILICFAVGGGVPGVILAVGITHWPGLTRIIRAEALHLKTNNYVLISAKLGHSRFWIARRHLFPHLVPQFLVGLILMFPHAILHEAGLSFIGIGLTPHMPSVGILLGESLRHLSTGYWWLAVIPGAALLIMVKSFDILGENIRTLLTPRTSQD